The genomic DNA AAACGAGGGGAACGGTCAATAAAAAAATACCATCTTTTTTTAAAACTCTATTAGCCTCTTTCAAAAAATGACCTGGATTAAACACATGCTCAAAAACTTGACTGGAAATTAAGCTATCAAAACTTGCATCACCAAATGGCATTTTATTACAGTCATAAAAATAATCCGCTTTTTCATTTGGTCTTCCTTCTACATCAAGTCCAATATACTCATCACACACACACAAATTTTCGTATGGCTTTGATCCGCACCCAATATCCAAAACCCTGCCCCTTAAATTTACTATTAGATCTGATACATTCTTATGCAAACCCCTTCTTGAAAAATAAAAAGGATTTATAAACAAACCAACAAAGCTGGGATTGAACTGCTCTCTTTCATATAATAACCTTATTTTTTCCAGCATAACTTTTTCTCAAACAAATATTTTTTAAATAGTTTATAAAAGGATGTATTTCTCTTATAAAATTTTATGATCTTACGCACCGCCAAATCATTCTCTCTCAAAACTGCATCCATTCTTACATTATATGATGAATTAAGACTGTTTTTGAAGATATCACCCCCTCGACAATTATGCCCGCTATCATCA from Parcubacteria group bacterium includes the following:
- a CDS encoding methyltransferase domain-containing protein, which produces MLEKIRLLYEREQFNPSFVGLFINPFYFSRRGLHKNVSDLIVNLRGRVLDIGCGSKPYENLCVCDEYIGLDVEGRPNEKADYFYDCNKMPFGDASFDSLISSQVFEHVFNPGHFLKEANRVLKKDGIFLLTVPLVWEEHEKPYDFARYTSFGLKHILSEHGFEMLDSRKTSKGIETIFQLVTSYIYDVTLTKNNYLNVLITIILIAPVNIVGAILSKILPKNDNLYLDNVVIARKKISVSI